In Natronoarchaeum philippinense, a single window of DNA contains:
- a CDS encoding DNA topoisomerase I — protein sequence MELIITEKDNAARRIADILSGESASSTRRNGVNVYRWGGKRVIGLSGHVVGVDFPEEYSDWRDVEPVELIDADVEKTPTQESIVAALRSLARDADRVTIATDYDREGELIGKEAYELVRDVNEEAPIDRVRFSSITEREVTDAFDNREELDFDLAAAGEARQTIDLIWGAALTRFLSLSARQLGDDFISVGRVQTPTLRLLVEREREIQAFDPDEYWELFADLAKDDDAFEAQYFYRDEDGNEAERVWDETLADAVYESLATTDATTTVERVNRRTRTDSPPEPFNTTQFIRAAGALGYSAQRGMSVAEDLYTAGYITYPRTDNTVYPDDLDPETLLDEFVGHYTFGDDAEALLEIEEIDPTEGDEETTDHPPIHPTGEIPKKSELSDDEWEVYELVVRRFFATVAEPAVWEHLKVVAELDGEVSVDLPNDTEALTLKANGKRLVEAGYHDVYPYFNTSENYVPDVAEGEQLPIVDAREEQKETQPPRRYGQSRLIETMEKLGIGTKSTRHNTIEKLYDRGYVEGDPPRPTRLAMAVVEAAEEYADRVVSEDMTSELEADMTAIAEGEATLDDVTEESREMLDRVFEELVESREEIGDHLQKSLKADKTLGPCPESDHDLLVRRARGGSAFVGCDGYPDCEYTLPLPSTGKPLILDETCDEHDLRHVKMLAGRQTFVHGCPQCKADEAGEGPILGECPECADDHGGELAIKQLRNGSRLVGCTRYPDCDYSLPLPRRGEIEVTDEHCEEHGLPELIVHNGDEPWELGCPICNYREYQARESDSGSDLEALDGIGAKTAEKLADAGIESIDDLADAEAEAVAGDVDGVSEDRIRKWQAKA from the coding sequence GTGGAACTCATCATCACCGAGAAGGACAACGCGGCCCGACGCATCGCCGACATTCTGAGCGGCGAGTCCGCGAGTTCGACCCGCCGGAACGGCGTCAACGTCTACCGGTGGGGCGGCAAGCGCGTGATCGGCCTCTCCGGCCACGTCGTCGGGGTCGACTTTCCCGAGGAGTACAGCGACTGGCGCGACGTCGAACCCGTCGAGCTGATCGACGCCGACGTCGAGAAGACGCCCACCCAAGAGTCGATCGTCGCGGCGCTGCGCTCGCTCGCGCGGGACGCCGACCGCGTGACCATCGCAACTGACTACGACCGCGAGGGCGAGTTGATCGGCAAGGAGGCCTACGAACTCGTCCGAGACGTCAACGAGGAGGCACCGATCGATCGCGTCCGCTTCTCCTCGATCACCGAGCGCGAGGTCACCGACGCGTTCGACAACCGCGAGGAGTTGGACTTCGATCTGGCGGCGGCCGGCGAGGCCCGCCAGACGATCGACCTGATCTGGGGCGCCGCACTGACGCGATTTCTCTCGCTGTCGGCCCGCCAACTCGGGGACGACTTCATCTCGGTCGGGCGCGTCCAGACGCCGACGCTGCGCTTGCTGGTCGAGCGCGAGCGCGAGATTCAGGCGTTCGATCCCGACGAGTACTGGGAGCTGTTCGCCGACCTCGCGAAGGACGACGACGCGTTCGAGGCACAGTACTTCTACCGCGACGAGGACGGCAACGAGGCCGAACGCGTCTGGGACGAGACACTGGCCGACGCCGTCTACGAGTCGCTGGCGACGACTGACGCGACGACGACCGTCGAGCGCGTCAACCGCCGCACGCGGACCGACAGCCCGCCCGAGCCGTTCAACACCACGCAGTTCATCCGGGCAGCGGGCGCGCTCGGCTACTCCGCCCAGCGCGGAATGAGCGTCGCCGAGGATCTCTACACCGCCGGCTACATCACCTACCCGCGGACCGACAACACGGTCTATCCCGACGATCTCGATCCCGAGACGCTGCTCGACGAGTTCGTCGGCCACTACACGTTCGGCGACGACGCCGAAGCCCTGCTGGAGATCGAGGAGATCGACCCCACCGAGGGCGACGAGGAGACGACCGACCACCCGCCGATCCACCCGACCGGCGAGATTCCCAAAAAGAGCGAGCTGTCCGACGACGAGTGGGAGGTCTACGAACTCGTCGTGCGGCGGTTCTTTGCGACCGTCGCCGAACCGGCGGTCTGGGAACACCTCAAGGTCGTCGCCGAACTCGACGGCGAGGTGTCGGTCGACCTGCCCAACGACACCGAGGCGCTCACGCTCAAAGCCAACGGCAAGCGCCTCGTCGAGGCGGGCTACCACGACGTGTATCCGTACTTCAACACCAGCGAGAACTACGTCCCCGACGTAGCGGAGGGCGAACAGCTCCCGATCGTCGACGCCCGCGAGGAACAAAAAGAGACCCAGCCCCCTCGCCGGTACGGCCAGTCGCGGCTCATCGAGACGATGGAGAAGCTCGGCATCGGCACCAAATCGACCCGCCACAACACCATCGAGAAGCTCTACGACCGAGGCTACGTCGAGGGCGACCCGCCCCGACCGACGCGGCTTGCGATGGCGGTCGTCGAGGCCGCCGAGGAGTACGCCGACCGCGTCGTCAGCGAGGACATGACGAGCGAGCTCGAAGCCGACATGACCGCCATCGCGGAGGGCGAGGCGACGCTCGACGACGTCACCGAGGAATCCCGCGAAATGCTCGACCGCGTGTTCGAGGAACTGGTCGAGTCCCGCGAGGAGATCGGCGACCACCTCCAGAAGTCGCTCAAGGCCGACAAGACGCTCGGGCCCTGTCCCGAGTCCGACCACGACCTGCTCGTCCGGCGCGCCCGCGGCGGGTCGGCCTTCGTCGGCTGCGACGGCTACCCCGACTGCGAGTACACCCTCCCGCTTCCAAGCACAGGCAAACCGCTGATCCTCGACGAGACCTGTGACGAACACGACCTGCGCCACGTCAAGATGCTCGCCGGCCGCCAGACGTTCGTCCACGGCTGCCCCCAGTGCAAGGCCGACGAGGCCGGCGAGGGACCGATCCTCGGTGAGTGTCCGGAGTGTGCTGACGACCACGGCGGTGAACTCGCAATCAAGCAACTGCGCAACGGCTCCCGACTCGTCGGCTGTACGCGCTATCCCGATTGTGACTACTCGCTGCCCCTGCCCCGCCGCGGCGAGATCGAAGTCACCGACGAGCACTGCGAGGAACACGGCCTGCCCGAACTGATCGTCCACAACGGCGACGAGCCGTGGGAACTGGGCTGTCCGATCTGCAACTACCGCGAGTATCAGGCCCGCGAGAGCGACTCGGGCAGCGACCTCGAAGCGCTCGACGGCATCGGCGCCAAGACCGCCGAGAAGCTCGCCGACGCCGGCATCGAGAGCATCGACGACCTCGCGGACGCCGAAGCCGAGGCGGTCGCCGGCGACGTCGACGGCGTCAGCGAGGACCGGATCCGGAAGTGGCAGGCGAAAGCCTAA
- a CDS encoding phosphoglycerol geranylgeranyltransferase, translating into MTTRWAEWDHIVKIDPDKTLVEGETFEDVCETGTDAIEIGGTTGMTTDKMQRVIDACATHDVPLYLEPSAPEVAVNDEALDGYLIPTVLNAGDPFWTVGAHKEWARMEDDLPWDRITTEAYVVMNPEASVATYTEADCDLSPDDVAAYAEVAEEMFGQEIVYIEYSGTLGDPAVVEAAADATDDAALFYGGGVHDYDSAHQMGEHADVVVVGDLVHAEGVDAVEETVRGAKDA; encoded by the coding sequence ATGACGACTCGCTGGGCCGAGTGGGACCATATCGTGAAGATCGACCCCGACAAGACGCTCGTCGAGGGCGAGACGTTCGAAGACGTCTGCGAGACGGGGACGGACGCCATCGAGATCGGCGGGACGACCGGGATGACGACCGACAAGATGCAACGGGTCATCGACGCCTGCGCGACACACGACGTGCCGCTGTACCTCGAACCAAGCGCACCCGAAGTCGCGGTCAACGACGAGGCGCTCGACGGGTACCTCATCCCGACGGTACTCAACGCGGGCGATCCGTTCTGGACCGTCGGCGCTCACAAGGAGTGGGCGCGCATGGAAGACGACCTGCCGTGGGACCGGATCACGACCGAAGCCTACGTCGTGATGAACCCCGAGGCCAGCGTCGCAACCTACACCGAAGCCGACTGCGATCTGAGCCCCGACGACGTGGCGGCCTACGCCGAGGTCGCCGAGGAGATGTTCGGTCAGGAAATCGTCTACATCGAGTATTCGGGCACGCTCGGCGACCCCGCGGTCGTCGAGGCCGCTGCCGACGCGACCGACGACGCCGCGCTGTTTTACGGCGGCGGCGTCCACGACTACGACTCCGCACACCAGATGGGCGAGCACGCCGATGTCGTCGTCGTCGGCGATCTGGTCCACGCCGAGGGCGTCGACGCCGTCGAGGAGACGGTTCGTGGCGCAAAAGACGCCTGA
- a CDS encoding DICT sensory domain-containing protein, with product MTFEQFIGTVAGRDLTLRVVNRTELDPVYGMLEDAFGGQDVVVEEVEDESELENEVQLVESGDALAVSSLTEVRDSVLTVNSDLYITGSRPLEDVDTPDVIAELGDTTFTVDGHQKYLLIQLSREIEAMALAGGEGTVHTGFQYLSRIDDERGTLAAYETLGDSDLEVHVYGVPDADPFVRPGVELHGIDDEEIRDSWFVTYTSDRDDIREAALVAYEREQNVWDGFWTFEPELVAEVEEYIESEFL from the coding sequence ATGACCTTCGAGCAGTTCATCGGCACCGTAGCGGGGCGGGATCTTACCCTGCGAGTAGTCAACCGCACCGAACTCGATCCGGTATACGGTATGCTCGAAGATGCGTTTGGGGGTCAAGACGTCGTGGTCGAAGAAGTCGAGGACGAATCCGAACTCGAAAACGAGGTACAACTCGTCGAGTCCGGCGACGCGCTTGCGGTCTCGTCGCTCACTGAGGTGCGCGACAGCGTCCTCACGGTGAACTCCGACCTGTATATCACCGGTTCGCGCCCGCTCGAAGATGTCGACACGCCCGACGTGATCGCCGAACTCGGCGATACGACGTTCACCGTCGACGGCCACCAGAAGTACCTCCTGATTCAACTCTCGCGGGAGATCGAGGCGATGGCGCTTGCGGGCGGCGAAGGGACGGTCCACACCGGGTTTCAGTATCTGTCCCGAATCGACGACGAGCGCGGGACGCTGGCTGCCTACGAGACGCTCGGCGATTCGGACCTCGAAGTCCACGTCTATGGTGTTCCCGACGCCGATCCGTTCGTCCGGCCGGGCGTCGAACTCCACGGCATCGACGACGAGGAAATTCGTGACTCGTGGTTCGTTACCTACACCAGCGATCGCGACGATATCCGCGAGGCCGCGCTGGTCGCCTACGAGCGCGAACAGAACGTCTGGGACGGCTTCTGGACGTTCGAGCCGGAACTGGTCGCAGAAGTCGAGGAGTACATCGAGTCGGAATTCCTCTGA
- a CDS encoding HalOD1 output domain-containing protein, with product MDEEQFHRHSVDHADRADRDGVKLDTDAPKAIFEPTADGSATEAIVSLVAQERDCDPLELDPLYGAIDPEALDSICRATPEGSVRISFEYAGFTVLIDGGGVVQLLPAEK from the coding sequence ATGGATGAAGAACAGTTTCATCGGCACTCCGTAGATCATGCCGATCGTGCGGATCGGGACGGTGTCAAACTCGACACCGACGCCCCGAAAGCCATCTTCGAACCGACAGCGGACGGTTCCGCAACCGAAGCGATCGTCTCGCTGGTCGCACAAGAGCGCGACTGCGACCCCCTCGAACTCGACCCGCTCTACGGCGCCATCGACCCCGAGGCGCTCGATAGCATCTGCCGAGCAACTCCCGAAGGATCGGTGCGCATCTCCTTCGAGTACGCCGGCTTCACCGTTCTCATCGACGGCGGCGGCGTCGTTCAGTTACTCCCTGCCGAGAAGTAA
- the gatB gene encoding Asp-tRNA(Asn)/Glu-tRNA(Gln) amidotransferase subunit GatB, whose amino-acid sequence MTAQATQQDADLAVVIGLEVHVQLETDTKIFCSCSTDQTDAEPNTNTCPVCLGLPGALPVLNEGAVEAAVKVGKAIDADIPEETRFHRKNYYYPDLPKNFQITQYDEPICQDGRLEVGVEGERREIGIERAHLEEDPGSLQHVGGSIDTADYTLVNYNRAGVPLLEIVTRPDFRSPDEVRAFLAKLEEVLEYLGVFESTRDGSLRIDANISLVERSEENVDSGTGEFSTEALEAANRTEVKNISSHKGAEKALAYEVTRQKNAIKRGRVVEQETRHWDETKGITVSMRSKEEEKDYRYFGEADLPPLQVADWKEKIAIPELPDARRERFAQEYDLGEEAASKLTSTKQVADFYEDIAETFDPDLAATWVADNLLGELNYRDMEITDLDGRFDEVARLVELVATDEITAKNARETVLREMLDEGRAPDEIVEAEGLGKTDEDEVQQAVEEAIEEHPDAVEDHRNGEDGAINFLVGQVMQKTGGSADPGDVNQLLRAELEE is encoded by the coding sequence ATGACCGCGCAGGCGACCCAGCAGGACGCCGACCTCGCCGTCGTGATCGGGCTGGAGGTCCACGTCCAGCTCGAGACCGACACGAAGATCTTCTGTAGCTGTTCGACCGACCAGACCGACGCCGAGCCCAACACCAACACCTGTCCGGTGTGTCTTGGGCTTCCCGGCGCGCTCCCGGTGCTCAACGAGGGGGCGGTCGAAGCCGCCGTCAAGGTCGGCAAAGCGATCGACGCCGACATCCCCGAGGAGACCCGCTTCCACCGGAAGAACTACTACTACCCCGACCTGCCCAAGAACTTCCAGATCACGCAGTACGACGAGCCGATCTGTCAGGACGGCCGGTTGGAAGTCGGCGTCGAGGGCGAGCGCCGCGAGATCGGCATCGAACGCGCCCATCTCGAAGAGGACCCCGGCAGTCTCCAGCACGTCGGCGGCTCGATCGACACCGCCGACTACACGCTGGTCAACTACAACCGCGCCGGCGTCCCGCTACTGGAGATTGTCACGCGGCCGGACTTCCGCAGTCCCGACGAGGTGCGCGCGTTCCTCGCCAAGCTAGAGGAAGTCCTTGAGTATCTCGGCGTCTTCGAGAGCACCCGCGACGGCAGCCTGCGCATCGACGCCAACATCTCGCTGGTCGAGCGCAGCGAGGAGAACGTCGACAGCGGCACCGGCGAGTTCAGCACCGAAGCGCTCGAAGCGGCCAACCGAACGGAGGTCAAGAACATCTCCAGCCACAAGGGCGCCGAGAAGGCGCTGGCCTACGAGGTCACCCGGCAGAAAAACGCCATCAAGCGCGGGCGCGTCGTCGAGCAAGAGACGCGACACTGGGACGAGACCAAGGGCATCACCGTCTCGATGCGCTCGAAAGAGGAAGAAAAGGACTACCGCTACTTCGGTGAGGCCGACCTCCCGCCCCTACAGGTGGCCGACTGGAAGGAGAAAATCGCCATTCCGGAGCTCCCCGACGCCCGCCGCGAGCGCTTCGCCCAGGAGTACGATCTCGGCGAGGAAGCCGCGAGCAAGCTCACCTCGACCAAGCAGGTCGCGGATTTCTACGAGGACATCGCAGAGACGTTCGATCCCGATCTGGCCGCGACGTGGGTCGCGGACAACCTGCTCGGGGAACTCAACTACCGCGACATGGAGATCACTGACCTCGACGGCCGCTTCGACGAGGTCGCGCGGCTGGTCGAACTCGTCGCAACCGACGAGATCACCGCGAAGAACGCCCGCGAGACTGTGCTCCGCGAGATGCTCGACGAGGGGCGCGCGCCCGACGAGATCGTCGAAGCCGAAGGACTCGGCAAGACCGACGAAGACGAGGTTCAGCAGGCCGTCGAGGAGGCCATCGAGGAGCATCCGGACGCCGTCGAGGACCACCGGAACGGCGAAGACGGCGCGATCAACTTCCTCGTCGGGCAGGTGATGCAAAAGACCGGCGGATCGGCCGACCCCGGCGACGTGAACCAACTGCTCCGGGCCGAGCTAGAGGAGTAG
- a CDS encoding DUF7518 family protein, producing the protein MSNDRVEELEATVSELESTVRGLTEELVETKERVRLLEAELEPSEGATTGTPATARRGAAGRSQDDDQPESEEAAPEDVQEAAAEADKGDGDNGEDETDGSELGDDIIVA; encoded by the coding sequence ATGTCGAACGACCGAGTCGAGGAACTCGAAGCGACGGTGTCGGAACTGGAATCGACCGTCAGAGGGCTCACCGAAGAACTCGTCGAGACCAAAGAGCGGGTCCGGTTGCTCGAAGCCGAACTCGAACCCAGCGAGGGCGCCACGACCGGAACGCCCGCGACGGCACGGCGCGGCGCCGCCGGCCGATCGCAGGACGACGACCAGCCGGAATCGGAGGAAGCCGCACCCGAGGACGTGCAGGAGGCGGCAGCCGAAGCCGATAAGGGAGATGGGGACAACGGGGAGGACGAAACCGACGGCTCCGAACTCGGCGACGACATCATCGTCGCGTGA
- the smc gene encoding chromosome segregation protein SMC has product MHIKELVLENFKSFGRKTRIPFYEDFTVVTGPNGSGKSNIIDAVLFALGLARARGIRAQKLTDLIYNPGFDDGEEAAGPKEASVEVVLDNADRTLDRGQIVNAAGSEDVGDIDEVTIRRRVKETEDNYYSYYYLNGRSVNLSAIQDLLAQAGVTPEGYNVVMQGDVTEIINMTPHERREIIDQIAGVAEFDAKKEDAFEELEAVEDQIDEAQLKIDEKQARLDQLSDERETALEYQSLREEKEEYEGYLKAAELEDKREDLAGVRETIESRSEELDDLQRDLDEKQGAVVRLDEDLEDLNAEIERKGEDEQLEIKSEIEGIKGDIARLEDKIESTEEKREAAENERREAFVQVDRKQEEIDDLESSIREIKVEKSSVKADIQTKEAELAEIEQQIDDIDTEFDELKAELQERKADREAVKEERNDLQREKDRLLDEARRRSNEIADLEAEIDEAREQIPELEADVDDLENELTKARANAENIEEVVDDLKSQKRALQSDIDDVEDKIQAKQQEYAELEARADESGDSSYGRSVTTILNASIDGVHGTVGQLGGVSQRYATACETAAGGRLANVVVDDDSVGQTCIEHLKSRNAGRATFLPMTEMHSRSLPSAPSDPGVVDFAYNLVDFDSSYSGIFSYVLGDTLVVEDMETARQYMGDYRMVTLEGELVEKSGAMTGGSTSGSRYSFSKSGKGQLERVAEEIQELQDERDSLREDLQGVEDRLDDARDRKTDATDQVRSIESEIESTESEIESVRESIGEKEDRLDELREERESVDERMSEIDAELDEKDAALDEIDADVEELETELADSEIPELTSEAEAIEDEIDELEDRLDDLDADLNEYQLEKQYAEESIEELHETIEDAQNRKADCEEQIGELEAQIEDKEQLLDEKRQEVLELEDELAELKDDREELKAELREAKSERDRAQDEVNRIESKLDELRDTEDRLEWEIDELESTVGDYDPEEIPDHDEVQERVTTLEAEMEALEPVNMLAIEEYDEVEADLEELEDGRDTLVEERDGIRDRIDSYEAQKKATFMDAYEAIDDQFEEIFERLSNGTGTLHLEDPEDPFEGGMTMKAEPGDKPIQRLDAMSGGEKSLTALAFIFAIQRYNPAPFYALDEVDAFLDAANAERVGEMVDELAGEAQFVVVSHRSAMLERSERAIGVTMQGDNVSAVTGIQLDEGGGDGEVSADD; this is encoded by the coding sequence ATGCATATAAAAGAGCTCGTTCTGGAGAACTTCAAGAGCTTCGGCCGCAAGACTCGAATTCCGTTCTACGAGGACTTCACCGTCGTTACCGGACCCAACGGGAGCGGGAAGTCAAACATCATCGACGCGGTGCTGTTCGCGCTGGGGCTGGCCCGCGCCCGAGGGATTCGCGCCCAGAAGCTGACTGACCTGATCTACAACCCCGGCTTCGACGACGGCGAGGAGGCCGCCGGGCCGAAAGAAGCCAGCGTCGAGGTCGTACTCGACAACGCCGATCGCACGCTCGACCGGGGCCAGATCGTCAACGCCGCCGGGAGCGAAGATGTCGGTGATATCGACGAGGTGACGATCCGCCGGCGCGTCAAAGAGACCGAGGACAACTACTACTCCTACTACTACCTCAACGGGCGCTCGGTGAACCTCTCGGCCATTCAGGACCTGCTCGCGCAGGCCGGCGTGACGCCGGAGGGGTACAACGTCGTCATGCAGGGCGACGTGACCGAGATCATCAACATGACGCCACACGAACGCCGGGAGATCATCGACCAGATCGCCGGCGTCGCCGAGTTCGATGCGAAAAAAGAGGACGCCTTCGAGGAGCTGGAAGCCGTCGAGGACCAGATCGACGAAGCGCAGTTGAAGATCGACGAGAAGCAGGCCCGACTCGACCAGCTCAGTGACGAGCGCGAGACCGCACTGGAGTACCAATCGCTCCGCGAGGAAAAAGAGGAGTACGAGGGGTATCTCAAGGCCGCCGAACTCGAAGACAAGCGCGAGGATCTCGCGGGCGTCCGCGAGACGATCGAGTCCCGATCCGAGGAGCTCGACGACCTCCAGCGCGATCTCGACGAGAAGCAAGGCGCCGTCGTCCGATTGGACGAAGACCTCGAAGATCTCAACGCCGAGATCGAGCGCAAGGGCGAAGACGAGCAGTTAGAGATCAAAAGCGAGATCGAGGGGATCAAAGGCGACATCGCGCGGCTCGAAGACAAGATCGAGTCGACCGAGGAGAAACGCGAGGCCGCCGAGAACGAGCGCCGCGAGGCGTTCGTGCAGGTCGACCGCAAGCAAGAGGAGATCGACGACCTCGAATCGTCGATCCGCGAGATCAAAGTCGAGAAGTCCTCGGTCAAAGCCGACATCCAGACCAAGGAGGCCGAACTGGCCGAGATCGAGCAACAGATCGACGACATCGACACCGAGTTCGACGAGCTGAAAGCCGAGCTTCAGGAGCGCAAGGCCGACCGCGAGGCCGTCAAAGAGGAACGCAACGACCTCCAGCGTGAGAAGGACCGACTGCTCGACGAGGCGCGGCGCCGCTCGAACGAGATCGCCGATCTCGAAGCCGAAATCGACGAGGCGCGCGAGCAGATTCCCGAACTGGAAGCCGATGTCGACGACTTGGAGAACGAACTGACGAAGGCGCGCGCGAACGCCGAGAACATCGAGGAGGTCGTCGACGATCTCAAATCCCAAAAACGCGCGCTCCAGTCCGACATCGACGACGTAGAAGACAAAATTCAGGCCAAACAACAGGAGTACGCCGAGCTGGAAGCCCGCGCCGACGAGAGCGGCGACAGTTCGTATGGCCGGTCGGTGACGACGATCCTCAACGCGAGCATCGACGGCGTCCACGGTACTGTCGGCCAGCTCGGCGGCGTCTCCCAGCGGTACGCGACCGCCTGCGAGACGGCGGCCGGCGGCCGGCTCGCCAACGTCGTCGTCGACGACGACAGCGTCGGCCAGACCTGTATCGAACATCTCAAGTCGCGCAACGCCGGCCGGGCCACGTTCCTGCCGATGACGGAGATGCACTCCCGGAGCCTGCCGTCGGCGCCCTCGGACCCGGGCGTGGTCGACTTCGCGTACAACCTCGTGGACTTCGATTCGAGCTACTCGGGCATCTTTTCGTACGTGCTCGGCGACACGCTCGTCGTCGAGGACATGGAGACCGCCCGCCAGTACATGGGCGACTACCGGATGGTGACGCTGGAGGGCGAACTCGTAGAGAAAAGCGGCGCCATGACCGGCGGTTCGACCAGCGGGTCGCGCTACTCCTTCTCGAAGTCCGGCAAGGGCCAACTCGAACGGGTCGCCGAAGAGATTCAGGAGCTACAGGACGAACGCGACTCGCTGCGCGAGGACCTACAGGGCGTCGAGGACCGCCTCGACGACGCCCGCGACCGCAAGACCGACGCGACCGATCAGGTGCGCTCGATCGAATCCGAGATCGAGAGTACCGAATCGGAGATCGAGTCGGTTCGCGAGAGCATCGGCGAGAAAGAAGATCGGCTCGACGAGCTGCGCGAGGAACGCGAATCCGTCGACGAGCGCATGAGCGAGATCGACGCCGAACTCGACGAGAAAGACGCCGCGCTCGACGAGATCGACGCCGATGTCGAGGAGCTAGAGACCGAACTGGCCGACTCGGAGATCCCCGAGCTGACCAGCGAGGCCGAAGCGATCGAAGACGAGATCGACGAACTCGAAGATCGGCTCGACGATCTCGACGCCGATCTCAACGAGTACCAGCTCGAAAAGCAGTACGCCGAGGAGTCGATCGAGGAGCTCCACGAGACGATCGAAGACGCCCAGAATCGCAAGGCCGACTGTGAAGAACAGATCGGGGAGCTCGAAGCTCAGATCGAGGACAAAGAGCAGTTACTGGACGAAAAGCGCCAAGAAGTGCTCGAACTCGAAGACGAGCTGGCGGAGCTCAAAGACGACCGCGAGGAGCTCAAAGCGGAACTGCGCGAAGCCAAGTCCGAGCGCGACCGCGCACAGGACGAGGTCAACCGCATCGAGAGCAAACTCGACGAACTACGCGACACCGAGGACCGGCTCGAATGGGAGATCGACGAGCTAGAGTCGACCGTCGGCGACTACGATCCCGAGGAAATTCCCGACCACGACGAGGTTCAAGAACGGGTAACCACGCTCGAAGCCGAGATGGAGGCCTTAGAGCCGGTCAACATGCTCGCAATCGAGGAGTACGACGAGGTCGAGGCCGACCTCGAAGAGCTGGAAGACGGTCGGGACACGCTCGTCGAGGAGCGCGACGGCATCCGTGACCGGATCGACTCCTACGAAGCCCAGAAGAAGGCGACGTTCATGGACGCCTACGAGGCGATCGACGACCAGTTCGAGGAGATCTTCGAGCGCCTCTCGAACGGCACCGGCACGCTCCACCTCGAAGACCCCGAAGATCCCTTCGAGGGCGGGATGACGATGAAGGCAGAGCCGGGCGACAAGCCGATCCAGCGACTCGACGCGATGTCCGGCGGGGAGAAGTCACTGACCGCGCTGGCGTTTATCTTCGCCATCCAGCGGTACAACCCCGCGCCGTTCTACGCCCTAGACGAGGTCGACGCCTTCCTCGACGCCGCCAACGCCGAGCGCGTCGGCGAGATGGTCGACGAACTCGCCGGCGAGGCCCAGTTCGTCGTGGTGTCACACCGGTCTGCGATGCTCGAACGCTCCGAGCGCGCCATCGGCGTCACGATGCAGGGCGACAACGTCAGCGCCGTCACCGGCATTCAGCTCGACGAGGGCGGAGGCGACGGCGAGGTGAGCGCGGATGACTGA
- a CDS encoding cupin domain-containing protein — MSDPDPTIRRAEEIEYETVDAAEGLSKGVLIGEDEAAPNFAVRRFELDAGAEVPKHTNAVEHEQYVLSGEYVVGIGDEEHEVSAGDSLLIPAGTVHWYRNEGEEAGAFICAVPNGDDEIELAE, encoded by the coding sequence ATGAGCGATCCCGATCCGACGATCCGACGCGCCGAGGAGATCGAGTACGAAACAGTCGACGCGGCGGAGGGGTTATCGAAGGGCGTGCTGATCGGTGAGGACGAAGCGGCGCCGAACTTCGCCGTCCGACGATTCGAGCTTGACGCCGGTGCCGAGGTGCCGAAACACACCAACGCGGTCGAACACGAGCAGTACGTGCTCTCGGGCGAGTACGTTGTGGGAATCGGCGACGAGGAACACGAGGTTAGTGCGGGCGACTCGCTGCTGATCCCGGCCGGAACCGTTCACTGGTATCGCAACGAGGGCGAGGAAGCAGGGGCGTTCATCTGTGCGGTGCCCAACGGTGACGACGAGATCGAACTGGCGGAGTGA